The following coding sequences lie in one Epinephelus moara isolate mb chromosome 17, YSFRI_EMoa_1.0, whole genome shotgun sequence genomic window:
- the LOC126403899 gene encoding H-2 class II histocompatibility antigen, I-E beta chain-like, which produces MASSFLSFSLLFISLYTADGFLLFMTNRCDFNSTDPKDIEYIQSYYYNKLEFTRFSSSLGKYVGYTEYGVKNAEAWNNDPSKLARLRAEKERYCVHNVGNDYHHAVTKSGESVFL; this is translated from the exons ATGGCTTCATCCTTTCTCagcttctccctcctcttcatcagccTCTACACAGCAG ATGGATTTTTGCTTTTCATGACGAACCGCTGTGACTTTAACTCCACTGATCCAAAGGACATCGAGTACATCCAGTCTTATTATTACAACAAGTTGGAGTTCACCAGGTTCAGCAGCAGTTTGGGGAAGTATGTTGGATACACTGAGTACGGTGTGAAGAACGCTGAGGCCTGGAACAATGATCCTTCAAAACTGGCTCGGTTGAGAGCTGAGAAGGAGAGGTACTGTGTACACAACGTTGGGAATGACTACCATCATGCTGTGACTAAGTCAGGTGAGTCTGTGTTTCTGTAA